Proteins from one Candida orthopsilosis Co 90-125, chromosome 2 draft sequence genomic window:
- a CDS encoding Sec21 protein (S. cerevisiae homolog SEC21 has role retrograde vesicle-mediated transport, Golgi to ER, ER to Golgi vesicle-mediated transport and localizes to COPI vesicle coat, endosome) has product MSTSSYKKQDAYATTSNVPDKMAVFQECLQQFNATPVNAKKCRQLLARLLRLIYNGEELPAQESTTLFFSISKLFQHKDQSLRQLVYLTIKELSSTSDDILMVTSSIMKDIQGGDAIYKPNAIRTLSKVLDPTTVTAAERLYKNAIVDKNPIISSAALISSYNLLPHAKEVVKRFGNEAMETIQSYKSFPPNQFQLHEYYGNATSNLPSTSFMYQYHALGLMYQLRNHDKIALMKLVTTLSEGSSLKNSLSVIQLIRYINKILDDDEALFPQLYPVLAGFLKHKSDMVELEASKALINLQHLLKDDQYMQIVTTLQKLLGVPRTATRFAAIRLINKISIKHPEKVLVINLELESLINDANRSVSTLAITTLLKTMGAGTTESSTGGESVDRLITKMTSLMDEITEDFKIVIIEAIENLALKFPSKHKKLVSFLTDLLRDDGSLELKTAIVDALFDLIKFLPNEGAKQLILMNLCEFIEDCEFTELSVRILHLLGDEGPSTSNPSYYIRHIYNRLVLENSIIRASAVIALAKFAAVCGGDVSKNIVILLTRCLNDVDDEVRDRAAISLNFINHKKKNLIISDSRYDLSALEHKLVNYLSDKENFNEKFDISEVPFITAEELKSIEYNRKLNKLERSSDDSTEANEGTKKKDKSEERSDNNANDLLKQQEYAQDLSAISGFESYGKLSKSSLTPLYLTDKENEIVVSVVKHLFVESQKLVLQYNINNTLPHTVLQDISVIAQPDNELYQEELIVTLPELKPNETGVVYVSFSTPSVDDEELLSAFGNTVAYTNRDVDEDGQIDPTDDGWSDEYQIDDLVLFAGDFINPLYNSNFSAVFDQLPASEEGNSTGYIVNVDSLENAVNKLRSSLNMTPLDGSDYVPSDSNSHTLKLLGKDVWGGKVGVSIRLAKTGGKIVGRSEVRTETDNFANVVTSSIYDSL; this is encoded by the coding sequence ATGTCTACACTGTCATACAAAAAGCAAGATGCTTATGCCACGACATCCAATGTCCCAGATAAGATGGCGGTGTTTCAAGAATGTCTTCAACAGTTTAATGCTACTCCGGTCAATGCAAAGAAGTGTAGACAATTGTTGGCAAGATTACTTAGATTGATCTACAATGGGGAGGAATTACCTGCTCAAGAATCAACTACTTTGTTTTTCTCCATTTCCAAGTTGTTTCAACACAAGGATCAATCGTTGAGACAATTGGTTTACTTGACTATAAAGGAATTGTCGTCTACATCAGATGATATCTTGATGGTCACTTCTTCAATTATGAAGGATATTCAAGGTGGTGATGCGATTTATAAACCGAATGCAATTCGTACCTTATCTAAGGTGTTGGATCCAACTACAGTTACTGCGGCAGAAAGATTGTACAAAAATGCCATTGTTGACAAGAACCCGATTATTTCTTCAGCTGCATTAATTTCATCGTACAATTTGTTACCTCATGCAAAAGAGGTGGttaaaagatttggaaatgagGCGATGGAAACGATCCAATCGTATAAATCATTCCCTCctaatcaatttcaattacaCGAATACTATGGAAATGCTACTTCCAACTTaccatcaacttctttcaTGTACCAATATCATGCCTTGGGATTAATGTATCAATTGAGAAACCACGACAAAATAGCATTAATGAAGTTGGTTACGACTTTGTCTGAAGGatcttcattgaaaaattcattatCTGTAATTCAGTTAATCAGATACATTAACAAGATTctagatgatgatgaggcATTGTTCCCTCAATTGTACCCCGTTTTGGCTGGCTTCTTGAAACACAAGTCCGATATGGTGGAGTTAGAAGCTAGTAAAgctttgataaatttgcagcacttgttgaaagatgacCAATATATGCAGATTGTTACCACCTTACAGAAATTGTTGGGTGTTCCAAGGACGGCGACCAGATTCGCTGCAATCAGattgatcaacaagatttCAATCAAGCATCCGGAAAAGGTATTGGTTATCAACTTGGAATTAGAGAGTTTGATTAATGACGCAAATAGATCTGTGTCTACTTTGGCAATTacaacattgttgaaaacaatggGTGCTGGTACAACTGAAAGTTCAACTGGAGGAGAAAGTGTCGATAGATTGATAACTAAGATGACATCGCTTATGGATGAAATTACAGAGGATTTCAAGATTGTTATAATTGAAGCTATTGAAAACTTGGCATTGAAATTTCCATCAAAACATAAAAAGTTGGTTTCATTTTTGACTGATTTGTTGAGGGATGATGGATCACTTGAGTTGAAGACCGCTATTGTAGATGCCTTGTTTGACTTGATCAAGTTTTTACCTAATGAAGGTGCCAAGCAATTAATCTTGATGAACTTGTGTGAGTTTATTGAAGATTGTGAATTTACTGAATTGTCGGTTCGTATCTTGCACTTGTTAGGTGATGAAGGTCCATCTACTTCAAATCCTTCGTATTACATTAGACACATTTACAACCGATTGGTGCTTGAGAACTCCATAATCAGAGCCTCGGCAGTTATAGCATTAGCCAAATTTGCAGCAGTTTGTGGTGGTGACGTATCTAAAAACATTGTCATTTTGTTAACCAGATGTTTAAATGATGTCGATGATGAGGTTAGAGATAGAGCTGCAATTTCATTAAACTTTATCAAtcacaagaaaaagaatttaatTATTAGTGATTCAAGATATGACTTGTCAGCTTTGGAACACAAACTTGTCAATTATTTGAGTGACAAGGagaatttcaatgaaaagtttgataTATCCGAGGTACCATTTATCACTGCCGAAGAATTGAAATCGATTGAGTACAATAGAAAATTAAACAAGTTGGAGCGTTCTTCTGATGATAGTACTGAAGCCAATGAAGGTACCAAGAAGAAAGACAAGTCAGAAGAGAGGTCCGATAATAACGCTAATGACcttttgaaacaacaagaatatGCACAAGACCTTTCAGCTATTTCTGGATTCGAACTGTATGgtaaattatcaaaatcatcattaacACCATTGTATCTTACtgataaagaaaatgaaattgttgtcaGTGTTGTTAAGCATTTATTTGTTGAGTCTCAGAAGTTAGTTTTACAATACAACATTAACAATACCTTACCACATACTGTATTACAAGACATTTCCGTTATTGCTCAACCAGACAATGAACTTTatcaagaagaattgattgttaCATTACCCGAATTGAAGCCAAATGAAACTGGTGTTGTGTACGTTTCCTTTAGTACACCTTCAGTGGATGACGAAGAGCTTTTGTCAGCATTTGGAAACACAGTGGCATACACAAACCGAGATGTGGACGAAGATGGTCAAATAGATCCAACAGACGATGGTTGGTCTGATGAGTACCagattgatgatttagtTTTATTTGCTGGTGATTTCATAAACCCACTTTacaattcaaacttttccGCTGtgtttgatcaattacCAGCATCTGAAGAGGGAAACTCCACTGGTTATATTGTCAATGTTGACAGTTTGGAGAATGCTGTGAATAAATTGAGATCTAGTTTGAATATGACACCATTGGATGGTTCTGATTACGTCCCAAGTGATTCTAACTCGCatactttgaaattattgGGTAAAGATGTTTGGGGTGGAAAAGTTGGTGTTTCAATCAGATTGGCAAAGACTGGTGGTAAGATTGTTGGCCGTAGTGAAGTGAGAACTGAAACtgacaattttgcaaatgtCGTAACCAGTAGTATATACGACTCTTTGTAA